In the genome of Chrysoperla carnea chromosome 5, inChrCarn1.1, whole genome shotgun sequence, the window AAAGtgtttattaaaaagatttaatGTTGACATTTTCGATTACTAATTCAAATATAGTGTAAAAATAAGGTACCTATACTTTCAGATCCAtacgaaataaataaactacCTCAACAAAGTGTTATCaagtgttaaatattataatacaaatttatacaGTGAGTGCAgtaaacctaaaaaaaaagaacaaagcGCTTTTTGAAGACAGCTGGAAGCTGAGaggtattattatgaaataatcaaagtcattgaagaaataaaatcattataaactCCATTTGAGgacaaaaaaattcgaatttctcCCAAATTTATTCTCAAATTTTTCAGATTCTGGAGGTCCCTAGGGCGCAAGAGAGAGATCCGTAAAGTTACACAAaccaaaacacaaaaaaatcaataacacaaacaaaaactaaaaaaaaaatatcgtggTGAGTGTTAAAGATCATATGCCACGTacaatcaacaaaatatttccCGTTTTACACCATAAAAACTTTAGCAGATTTTCTTGGAATATTTTCTGCGtccacaataattttataataccgGGTTGTTACAAATGAAAAATCTAATTCTGTAGACATACACTTACAATACTATGAGCCTGTTTGTATCAACAACCAAACATAccgttttttcaagtttttttaagtttcaccataaatgattataaatgcaccgatttatttatacacataGGAGCTTAATTATGAATAAGCCTTTTATATTTTAGGCTGTACATAAAAGAGGGGCTTAACCGTTTGGGAACTTCTGAATATTGAAACAGTAGGCAATAGGTTAAGAAAAATGTCACACCTGAACTGGGCTCATGCAGCCGTGAAGTAATAGCTAAAAAATAAGGTGAACAAGAAGGAGAGGGTGGTAGCTACAGAAAGATATCTCGTATCACCCTTAACATTTGCAAGGACCAGCCCTGAGTatatagaagttttcacttcaaaaaggtaataatcaaaaaaaaaattttgtgtgttacaatataaaaaaaaactggctgTTGAAAACTGTCTgtgttacaaaataaacaaaataaaatagatttggAACTATTTCCAGGCGTCTGTGGAACTATTTCCAGGCGTCTTTTTTGGGGATATCAAGGCTGTTCTACTATCTTAAAAACCGAATAATATACGTTGATAATGGATTCCATTTTCTTGTTCTGAATTGCTCATTGATATCtattgatcaattataattttccaaACTATTATCGGAGAACTGGAGAATCTATcaataacttcaaaaaaaaatggaaaattggtgTCTTTGACGGTTTTTGATATACATAACTATGCCTTATAGTTTTGCAACAGTCAGGCTTTCAAATTGCGTTTAATCTTTTGTAATAGCCCTGTACATAcagttttgaattaattaatcaaattaattatcaaaccaaaataattaattcttacAAAACCTGTTTCCAGAGCGTCTACCACGCAActagtaataattttgaattagaCTCATAAAAATTGGTGGGTCTGATCTCCaaattaaattagtaataaccTACAAAAaccataacaatttttttttgtcttagcACAGAAAAGTTCCATAcagtattttgtaatattatgttttcgtataatatataaaagtaattttgatttcCGATTTCCAAATAAACAGTGCGTATATTTTGTACagatttttacacaaatatataatattcactAATAGCAGTTCAAGGCAAGTCATTTCTCATCTCcaaaaaaacatattctaaGAAATAGAGTAAAGCTTGAAAACTTATTCGTGTCATGTTGAAATTATGGTTGATATCAATTAGTTTTTATGCaacaatttgattttatattccCGCAGGAAAAAATCTCTCTTTAGTcaaaacatatatatacaagaattatAGGCTACCAGACAAGAATAATTAGGTagcaatttcaaaataattgggACCATTGCACTATCAGAGTTTTTTGTCGTCGCGTAAATAAATTGTAGCGTGCATAATTGACGAAAAAAAGGATAACTTCGTCTTGAAAGTGGGCaactttttgaaagaaatactGAACAACAGAGCAGCAAGATTAACggggaaaataatttatgattaataaaacgGGGAAAATAACTTGACACTCTTTCCCCAacgtttcatttcatttagtttaatataattccGAAATCcattgttttgatatttatagtagtatttattaattaattgtttcaagaatttgaagttttcttttttgtgatgtaaatatacttttttattgttttatcagaGCTTATGTACTTATGTATGGATTGATTAGCCCAATAGggcatatcaaataaataaataaataaaaaaaaaaaaataatctggCTTGTGCAACTTTCAAATGTCTATCTCCATAAATGAGATATACATAAATGTGCGAAATTGGATGTCATTACCAAAACATACAGCTGAATTATCAAACCAAAGCCAGTTAAGTTTTCCAAACCAAATCttgatagatttaaaaaaatagttcatagCAAAAAATTCACTTCCCAAgcagaaaaattcatttacaatTTCATATAAGTGTGTTTAGCAAGAGTGTGTGCAAATCTTACCTTCCATTAAAATTTCACTGGTTTTGTATTTAACGATTCACTATACTTCAAAACTGAGTTTTTACGCTAAATTATGAAAgtctaaaaacaattttttctttgcaTTCGTAAATATCCATTAATGTATGGGCATCTTTAACAAGCAACGTTGGAATCTGTCTACAAAAATAAAAGCATCTATTTAAATTAAGCGGTCAAATGAAATGATTCACCTGTGGTGCTGGTATATCAAAAAGTTTACGGTATTTCTTGgaaatacacacaaaatttaattgcgTTTTCCTAAGCAAATAACAGTTTGATATATAGATTTAAAGAATAATGTTACTTGGAAGGACTGCCCATGCGGGTACTTCAATTTTACAATGTAATGATGGGTgaattattaatgataaaattaattacttggGAATTATTTTATGCTATGGCATATTTATTCTATGGCCAGTATATCTTTGAAACAATATAACTGCATATTGACTTATTAAAGTAGTTTTCCTTCGACAAATCGCTAGAGTACTCTGGCGAAAACTCAATTCCTTACTGTAATGAAATGAGAATAAGGCCATCGTTCTGTAATAACGGCTTGAAAAAACTGGTAATTGGAGCGCCCAGAACtggaaaaaactttttcagtttatatcaataaattgaaaatttgtacaaaaatgtagaaaataaatcttACTGAAAAGTCATTTGTGCAATTCCTTTGTTCCGCCTGGAAGAGAAGTTGTAATAACTGTAATAACTGGTAAGATGAGGCAAAATTGTGCGATGGACTTCAAATCAAGCTTTATCAAATTAGAGAATAAATCTACCGCACCTGAATGGAGGATAATGAAATGAAAACGGACTTTGGAAAAATATGGATCTTGGTGTGAGATGGAAGTAAGCCAACCACATTTCAGTGAGGTTAGTCTAtctttgggttttttttttcaaatattagatAGTATTCACCACAACTTAGAGAGTTTCATAATTACGAATTTCCGGTCAAttagtataacaaaatattcgATTCTAAAAAAGTCGAAATTAGTTTctgaaaatgtattataattagtattacatatatgcaaatTACCCAACCGAAAAACAtcttttacattgaaaaatacTTATGGAAACaaatattctgaaaaataaGATGCACTTTGCTTTAAttccgaaaaatttatttgtcctACTTATCGAGCggtaattcaattgaaaaacaTTGCATGTCTGATCAATAATTtgctttaaattacaaaattgtttgcatatacacatttttaattacaaCCTGTATATCATAACTGTAGCAAATTTCCCACCGCCTacaagatcaattttttttttaaataatgatccATCTGCAATGCATGATACATTATTAAAagaggaatattttaaaagtaaaaatatggtTACTGATTTCAACGAAATTTTCTTtcccaaaaaatttctttttatgtcACCACTCAGactttatgaattattattttttattcatgagtCACTCTCAGTCTACATGATATCGCATAGTCTATACGCTTACGGCAAACAATTATTGTGGTTTAGTttagacaatttaaaaaaaccatagaATACTTACATACTCTTTCTGAGAGCGTAATTTTAAAATCGTAGATTTCGCAAAAACATAtctatttcaaatcaatttgttttttaattgcagAAAGTCCAGTATTATCGTTATAAAagaatattctaagcaacttttccTTATAGTTTtattcgatatctctaaccatctttgATGCTAGGCAAAATATATAAGGAATTCGGTATATTTGCCAATTTGTAGTGGGCTgagtttaaaattctgatttcggttaagtaccTTCAAAATTatgacccatcaccctgtatgacctttcaaaatttcaaatcgatattacTATAAATAACGGAAATATaggggtgtcttcatcttaaatgcgacacattgTATAACCAAAATTTGCTACATCACTAGCCCAGTCACTAAGTGTTGAAGTAGGTTGCTGCTCGTTTTTAgggctaatattttttttatctttcaaaaaatgctttcaaACCGATTTGATCAATATTATAATCCTggttaaaaaagttgtttaaaatatgaaactttGGTCATCAACCCAATATTCCCATACATAAAAAGTGCATTGAATCTGCTGAACTAAactattacatatattttttaattgaatgtatATTACATATCCCAATTTTCCTCATCCGCAGGTATATACacaaaaaggaaattttatatttaccaattaaagttttttgaagaatttcaaGTTCATTAACACGAAATATAAAACAGTTGTTtccaaaaaattcatataaatacttTGGATGATACTTGATGATACATCACAAATCATTCACATCCAAAACCATTAAAATGCATACAAGAATATTCTTAACAGCTTTACTCACAGCTTTATTTGTTGCGACAAGTAAGTAAGCCATTGTTGAGCTTAAAATTGAAtcgtatataaattattgattttttctaattctatttattatttttttcaggtGAAGCTGATTATATTCGTGTTAAACGAATCATTAATGGAACCTTAGCACCTTCTGTCCCATGGGCCGCTAGATTAATTACCAGTAATTCGGGGTATATGATCTACAGCCAGTGTGGAGGAAGTTTAATCAATGCACAATGGGTGTTAACGGCCAAACATTGTCTCATTAATCCAGACGGCACTGATTCTggggtaattattttttattcaaaatatatttattcattttttttcgagaaaatagCAAGACGTATACCAGTCCGGGGCTTGtgattatttttgcattttgtaaaattttacttttatgtaACGTAAAAATCATATTACATTACGATTGATATATTCACTATCTGAAACAATTTCCATTTATTGCTATTTTAGAACCACATTTCTAAATTTACCTTAATTTATTCTGCCCTTTTTTGTAGGTAAAACAAATAGCAGTTGGCAACAATAACTATGCACGAGGAAAACTTCGAAGAGTTGCTGCAAAATATTTCGTTAGTCACACAAAATTCCAATATTTAGCTGATGATATCGCTTTAATCAAATTAGATCGTCCAGTTTATGGCGTAACACCagttaaaattcaattacaaaacaatttaGATTATGGCGGTATGTGGGCAACAATTTATGGTTGGGGTCATACAGTCGAAGGCGCAGGACATGATGATAGTTCaacagttgatttacgtgcaacATCAGTGATTTTAGTTGATCGTAGATATTGTgaaccaaataaaatttgttttgatccAAATCTTACCCGTACAAATGCCTGTGTTGGAGATAGTGGTGGTCCAAtggtttataattataataatgaacaaGTACTGCTCGGTGTTACGTCCACAGTTTCGGCACAACCTTTGTGTTCTGGCGCTATTCTAACTGGATATATGAGTGTACCATATTATGCTAATTGGATTCGAAGTACCATTCGAAATTATTGAAAGATGGTATTAttgtttctaatatttttaattattttataagcttAATGTTTATTCATCCATTGTTGGTTCCTACAAGGTTATTCCTTTAATTTAACGCAGGTAGTAAGCGTTCTGTTTATTTAGTATA includes:
- the LOC123299726 gene encoding chymotrypsin-1-like; the encoded protein is MHTRIFLTALLTALFVATSEADYIRVKRIINGTLAPSVPWAARLITSNSGYMIYSQCGGSLINAQWVLTAKHCLINPDGTDSGVKQIAVGNNNYARGKLRRVAAKYFVSHTKFQYLADDIALIKLDRPVYGVTPVKIQLQNNLDYGGMWATIYGWGHTVEGAGHDDSSTVDLRATSVILVDRRYCEPNKICFDPNLTRTNACVGDSGGPMVYNYNNEQVLLGVTSTVSAQPLCSGAILTGYMSVPYYANWIRSTIRNY